A section of the Sceloporus undulatus isolate JIND9_A2432 ecotype Alabama chromosome 3, SceUnd_v1.1, whole genome shotgun sequence genome encodes:
- the MORC3 gene encoding MORC family CW-type zinc finger protein 3 isoform X2: MAAVQTQSGILLSALCPKFLHTNSTSHTWPFSAVAELIDNAYDPDVNAKQMWIDKTIINENICLIFMDNGNGMNADKLHKMLSFGFSDKVTLNGRVPVGLYGNGFKSGSMRLGKDAIVFTKNGEIMSVGMLSQTFLEVTKAEHVIVPIISFNKKRQVMKPDQSAASLRAILEYSLFPTEEELLAELDAIIGRKGTRIIIWNLRREKNQQTEFDFDTDKYDIRIPADLDEVTGKRGYKKQERQDQIIPESDYSLRAYCSILYLKPRMQIIIRGQKVQTQLVSKSLAYIERDVYKPKFLAPKTVRITFGFNCRNKDHYGMMMYHRNRLIKAYERVGYQLKANNMGVGVVGIIECNFLKPTHNKQDFDYTNEYRLTIHALGEKLNDYWNEMQAKKTDYPLEVLVEDTQKRPDQTWVQCDSCLKWRKLPDGIDRLPEKWYCSYNPDPQFRDREKLKKRLEFSQQIYNEMYLQTSALSNTSPAMSERLNVDASSTSLPRSLNPSDNAPVSSPHSDPENRFKRKLSNSETPLPFKITRVTSHAFENRRNDKDDDDDVIILEENSTPKPVDITECDIKIVKVEGGADIDYSGIETEGSTNKDACLEAKSSKGTTATQTEREQLVVKKEEMEDTRDKRRDISESEIPQVKPVQVSEPVNVDSKINELSIKLQSAITEKESYQKQCNNLLKELKEVKQKLVEMNDKHMKKEMCHQSTETNSILPDDELEKGKERSPEEVLILYEQTLNEMRKLKEQCNTLQNLKTECSKCKSTDNKSEVDDMAVQLDELFRQLDKCSIERDQYKNEIELLEMEKNQMTLQCEELKAEVTQLKASVPQVVTHANDPVAGNLEDSVNFSDGESLKLRSLRVNVGLLLATIMPDLDLQQMNYDVDVVDEILGQVVEQMNEISSA; this comes from the exons CTTTGGCTTCAGTGACAAAGTTACACTTAATGGTCGTGTTCCAGTTGGATTGTATGGGAATGGATTTAAATCAGGATCTATGCGTCTGGGAAAAGATGCTATTGTTTTCACCAAAAATGGAGAAATAATGAGTGTGGGCATGTTGTCTCAGACCTTCTTGGAAGTTACAAAGGCAGAGCACGTAATTGTTCCCATAATATCTTTCAACAAGAAAC GGCAAGTAATGAAACCAGATCAATCGGCAGCCAGCTTGAGGGCTATTTTGGAATATTCATTATTTCCCACAGAAGAGGAGTTGCTTGCAGAGCTTGATGCCATTATAGGGAGAAAAGGGACAAGAATCATCATTTGGAACCTTCGAAG GGAGAAAAATCAACAAACAGAATTTGATTTTGATACAGATAAATATGATATTCGGATTCCTGCAGATTTAGATGAAGTAACAGGAAAAAGAGGATACAAAAAACAAGAGAGGCAAGATCAGATTATTCCTGAAAGCGACTATTCATTACGT GCTTATTGCAGTATTCTATATTTAAAGCCAAGAATGCAGATTATTATAAGAGGACAAAAAGTGCAAACACAACTGGTTTCCAAAAGCCTTGCCTATATAGAACGTGATGTTTATAAACCTAAATTTTTGGCT CCCAAAACTGTAAGAATTACCTTTGGATTCAACTGCCGAAATAAAGATCACTATGGAATGATGATGTACCATCGAAATAGGCTAATCAAGGCTTATGAAAGAGTTGGCTATCAGCTAAAG GCAAATAATATGGGTGTAGGAGTAGTGGGGATTATCGAATGCAACTTCCTAAAGCCAACCCATAATAAGCAGGATTTTGATTATACTAATGAATACAG GCTTACAATACATGCTCTTGGTGAGAAGCTTAATGATTACTGGAATGAGATGCAAGCAAAGAAAACAGACTATCCCTTGGAAGTGCTAGTTGAAGATACTCA GAAACGGCCAGATCAGACCTGGGTTCAGTGTGATTCATGTCTTAAATGGAGGAAGCTTCCAGATGGAATAGATCGATTGCCAGAAAAATGGTATTGCTCATACAACCCTGACCCTCAGTTCAG AGACAGGGAGAAACTAAAGAAAAGATTGGAGTTTAGCCAACAG ATTTATAATGAAATGTATTTACAAACATCTGCCTTGTCAAATACATCTCCAGCAATGAGTGAAAGATTAAATGTAGATGCTTCAAGTACATCTCTTCCAAGGTCCCTAAACCCATCAGATAATGCCCCAGTATCTTCTCCTCATTCTGACCCTGAAAACAG GTTTAAACGCAAACTTTCTAATTCTGAGACACCGCTACCTTTTAAGATCACAAGGGTAACTAGCCACGCATTTGAGAACAGAAGGAatgataaagatgatgatgatgatgttatcaTCTTGGAAGAAAACAGTACCCCAAAACCTGTAGATATCACAGAGTGCGATATCAAAATAGTCAAAGTGGAAGGGGGCGCTGATATTGACTATAGCGGCATTGAAACAGAAGGTTCTACAAACAAAGATGCTTGTTTGGAAGCAAAAAGTTCAAAAGGAACTACAGCAACACAAACGGAAAGGGAACAACTTGTagtaaagaaggaagaaatggaggacacCAGAGATAAAAGGCGAGACATTTCAGAATCTGAAATACCCCAAGTAAAGCCTGTTCAGGTTTCAGAGCCTGTGAATGTGGATAGCAAAATAAATGAATTGAGCATTAAGTTGCAGTctgccattactgaaaaagaaagTTACCAAAAACAGTGTAATAACTTGTTGAAAGAGTTAAAGGAAGTAAAGCAAAAACTAGTGGAAATGAATGATAAGCATATGAAAAAGGAAATGTGCCATCAGTCAACAGAAACAAATAGTATACTACCAGATGATGAACTAGAAAAAGGTAAAGAGAGAAGTCCAGAGGAGGTATTAATTCTCTACGAACAGACATTGAATGAAATGAGAAAGTTGAAAGAACAGTGCAATActctgcaaaatttaaaaactgaatgcaGTAAATGTAAAAGTACAGACAATAAAAGCGAGGTAGATGACATGGCTGTGCAACTTGATGAACTTTTCAGACAGCTGGACAAGTGCAGCATTGAAAGAGACCAGTACAAGAATGAG ATCGAACTactggaaatggaaaaaaatcagatGACTCTTCAGTGTGAAGAGCTAAAAGCAGAAGTCACACAGTTAAAAGCTTCAGTTCCACAAGTGGTAACACATGCAAATGATCCTGTGGCTGGTAATCTTGAAGATTCTGTAAATTTTTCTGATGGGGAAAG CCTGAAGCTGAGATCCCTGAGAGTTAATGTGGGACTGCTGCTAGCAACAATAATGCCTGATCTTGATTTGCAGCAAATGAATTACGACGTTGATGTGGTTGATGAGATTCTCGGACAAGTTGTAGAGCAAATGAATGAAATCAGTAGTGCTTAA
- the MORC3 gene encoding MORC family CW-type zinc finger protein 3 isoform X1 produces MAAVQTQSGILLSALCPKFLHTNSTSHTWPFSAVAELIDNAYDPDVNAKQMWIDKTIINENICLIFMDNGNGMNADKLHKMLSFGFSDKVTLNGRVPVGLYGNGFKSGSMRLGKDAIVFTKNGEIMSVGMLSQTFLEVTKAEHVIVPIISFNKKRQVMKPDQSAASLRAILEYSLFPTEEELLAELDAIIGRKGTRIIIWNLRREKNQQTEFDFDTDKYDIRIPADLDEVTGKRGYKKQERQDQIIPESDYSLRAYCSILYLKPRMQIIIRGQKVQTQLVSKSLAYIERDVYKPKFLAPKTVRITFGFNCRNKDHYGMMMYHRNRLIKAYERVGYQLKANNMGVGVVGIIECNFLKPTHNKQDFDYTNEYRLTIHALGEKLNDYWNEMQAKKTDYPLEVLVEDTQKRPDQTWVQCDSCLKWRKLPDGIDRLPEKWYCSYNPDPQFRNCNVPEEPEDDDLIPYEKTHKKKDREKLKKRLEFSQQIYNEMYLQTSALSNTSPAMSERLNVDASSTSLPRSLNPSDNAPVSSPHSDPENRFKRKLSNSETPLPFKITRVTSHAFENRRNDKDDDDDVIILEENSTPKPVDITECDIKIVKVEGGADIDYSGIETEGSTNKDACLEAKSSKGTTATQTEREQLVVKKEEMEDTRDKRRDISESEIPQVKPVQVSEPVNVDSKINELSIKLQSAITEKESYQKQCNNLLKELKEVKQKLVEMNDKHMKKEMCHQSTETNSILPDDELEKGKERSPEEVLILYEQTLNEMRKLKEQCNTLQNLKTECSKCKSTDNKSEVDDMAVQLDELFRQLDKCSIERDQYKNEIELLEMEKNQMTLQCEELKAEVTQLKASVPQVVTHANDPVAGNLEDSVNFSDGESLKLRSLRVNVGLLLATIMPDLDLQQMNYDVDVVDEILGQVVEQMNEISSA; encoded by the exons CTTTGGCTTCAGTGACAAAGTTACACTTAATGGTCGTGTTCCAGTTGGATTGTATGGGAATGGATTTAAATCAGGATCTATGCGTCTGGGAAAAGATGCTATTGTTTTCACCAAAAATGGAGAAATAATGAGTGTGGGCATGTTGTCTCAGACCTTCTTGGAAGTTACAAAGGCAGAGCACGTAATTGTTCCCATAATATCTTTCAACAAGAAAC GGCAAGTAATGAAACCAGATCAATCGGCAGCCAGCTTGAGGGCTATTTTGGAATATTCATTATTTCCCACAGAAGAGGAGTTGCTTGCAGAGCTTGATGCCATTATAGGGAGAAAAGGGACAAGAATCATCATTTGGAACCTTCGAAG GGAGAAAAATCAACAAACAGAATTTGATTTTGATACAGATAAATATGATATTCGGATTCCTGCAGATTTAGATGAAGTAACAGGAAAAAGAGGATACAAAAAACAAGAGAGGCAAGATCAGATTATTCCTGAAAGCGACTATTCATTACGT GCTTATTGCAGTATTCTATATTTAAAGCCAAGAATGCAGATTATTATAAGAGGACAAAAAGTGCAAACACAACTGGTTTCCAAAAGCCTTGCCTATATAGAACGTGATGTTTATAAACCTAAATTTTTGGCT CCCAAAACTGTAAGAATTACCTTTGGATTCAACTGCCGAAATAAAGATCACTATGGAATGATGATGTACCATCGAAATAGGCTAATCAAGGCTTATGAAAGAGTTGGCTATCAGCTAAAG GCAAATAATATGGGTGTAGGAGTAGTGGGGATTATCGAATGCAACTTCCTAAAGCCAACCCATAATAAGCAGGATTTTGATTATACTAATGAATACAG GCTTACAATACATGCTCTTGGTGAGAAGCTTAATGATTACTGGAATGAGATGCAAGCAAAGAAAACAGACTATCCCTTGGAAGTGCTAGTTGAAGATACTCA GAAACGGCCAGATCAGACCTGGGTTCAGTGTGATTCATGTCTTAAATGGAGGAAGCTTCCAGATGGAATAGATCGATTGCCAGAAAAATGGTATTGCTCATACAACCCTGACCCTCAGTTCAG AAATTGCAATGTACCTGAAGAACCCGAAGATGATGATTTAATACCATATGAAAAAACACATAAGAAAAA AGACAGGGAGAAACTAAAGAAAAGATTGGAGTTTAGCCAACAG ATTTATAATGAAATGTATTTACAAACATCTGCCTTGTCAAATACATCTCCAGCAATGAGTGAAAGATTAAATGTAGATGCTTCAAGTACATCTCTTCCAAGGTCCCTAAACCCATCAGATAATGCCCCAGTATCTTCTCCTCATTCTGACCCTGAAAACAG GTTTAAACGCAAACTTTCTAATTCTGAGACACCGCTACCTTTTAAGATCACAAGGGTAACTAGCCACGCATTTGAGAACAGAAGGAatgataaagatgatgatgatgatgttatcaTCTTGGAAGAAAACAGTACCCCAAAACCTGTAGATATCACAGAGTGCGATATCAAAATAGTCAAAGTGGAAGGGGGCGCTGATATTGACTATAGCGGCATTGAAACAGAAGGTTCTACAAACAAAGATGCTTGTTTGGAAGCAAAAAGTTCAAAAGGAACTACAGCAACACAAACGGAAAGGGAACAACTTGTagtaaagaaggaagaaatggaggacacCAGAGATAAAAGGCGAGACATTTCAGAATCTGAAATACCCCAAGTAAAGCCTGTTCAGGTTTCAGAGCCTGTGAATGTGGATAGCAAAATAAATGAATTGAGCATTAAGTTGCAGTctgccattactgaaaaagaaagTTACCAAAAACAGTGTAATAACTTGTTGAAAGAGTTAAAGGAAGTAAAGCAAAAACTAGTGGAAATGAATGATAAGCATATGAAAAAGGAAATGTGCCATCAGTCAACAGAAACAAATAGTATACTACCAGATGATGAACTAGAAAAAGGTAAAGAGAGAAGTCCAGAGGAGGTATTAATTCTCTACGAACAGACATTGAATGAAATGAGAAAGTTGAAAGAACAGTGCAATActctgcaaaatttaaaaactgaatgcaGTAAATGTAAAAGTACAGACAATAAAAGCGAGGTAGATGACATGGCTGTGCAACTTGATGAACTTTTCAGACAGCTGGACAAGTGCAGCATTGAAAGAGACCAGTACAAGAATGAG ATCGAACTactggaaatggaaaaaaatcagatGACTCTTCAGTGTGAAGAGCTAAAAGCAGAAGTCACACAGTTAAAAGCTTCAGTTCCACAAGTGGTAACACATGCAAATGATCCTGTGGCTGGTAATCTTGAAGATTCTGTAAATTTTTCTGATGGGGAAAG CCTGAAGCTGAGATCCCTGAGAGTTAATGTGGGACTGCTGCTAGCAACAATAATGCCTGATCTTGATTTGCAGCAAATGAATTACGACGTTGATGTGGTTGATGAGATTCTCGGACAAGTTGTAGAGCAAATGAATGAAATCAGTAGTGCTTAA